The sequence below is a genomic window from Paenibacillus sp. DCT19.
ACGCATCCGACAAGTAGGGAGCATTCACGAGAATGAACAGATTACTTGCACCTACAGGCGCTCTACTCGCTTCCGAATAACCGGAGTAACAGATGTAGATCGTTGGATCGGTTGGCATCGTACGATCACGGAAAATGTCCTTAAACTCCGGCTCATACTGCTCTGGGAAAAAAACGGTGTGATGCAGCAATGCATCATACTGCCTACGTACACCTGCCAGTGTAACAAAACCGGATATGGACGGCTCATATTTGGCTATACGGGTGTCCGTCATTTGTTTACGATGTTTAGGTTCAATCAGCAACCGATTAACGCTAAGTACATCTCCATTGGCAACCACCTGATCTGCTTCCCGGAAGCCTTGATCCGTATCTACCCCAACTACTTGGCCGTTTCGAACAACAATCTGCCGCACCTCAACCCCGGTAACGATCTGAACGCCTTTTTCCTGTGCCAGCTTCACCATACCTGCAATTAATTGATAGGTTCCACCTTCGACGCCGTAGATCCCTACATCTGCTTCGACATATCCCATCATCGCAAAGATTGAGGGTGCCTGATAGGGTGATGATCCAACATAGGTGGCGTAACGACCAATCATCGCTAGCGTATGCGGATGCTTGAAGTAGGATCGAAGCAGCGTATCCAGCTTAACCATTGGACGTACCCTTAACAGACTGCGCAGCATTTGTAGGTTATATTTTTCTTTGGGGGAGATCAGCAATTTACCGAGAAAATGTTGATTCGCTTCTGCATAGAGTGCAGCCGACTCATTCATAAAAGCATCATACTGGAGCGCATCTTCCGGGCTATATACCGCAATCTGCTCCTTCATCCACTGCCGATCCCGAGACA
It includes:
- a CDS encoding NAD(P)/FAD-dependent oxidoreductase, which codes for MKRSIIIIGAGFGGLSCAIRLASQGVQVTILERQQQAGGKLQQIEKDGYHFDRGPSTITMPSTFRSVFEHAGVEMEDYVRLYELEPRTRNVFADGTVVDLSRDRQWMKEQIAVYSPEDALQYDAFMNESAALYAEANQHFLGKLLISPKEKYNLQMLRSLLRVRPMVKLDTLLRSYFKHPHTLAMIGRYATYVGSSPYQAPSIFAMMGYVEADVGIYGVEGGTYQLIAGMVKLAQEKGVQIVTGVEVRQIVVRNGQVVGVDTDQGFREADQVVANGDVLSVNRLLIEPKHRKQMTDTRIAKYEPSISGFVTLAGVRRQYDALLHHTVFFPEQYEPEFKDIFRDRTMPTDPTIYICYSGYSEASRAPVGASNLFILVNAPYLSDAWNWDEQMDRYGEFVLDQLEARGITGLRQSDVLIRYTPKQIEQDTLAHQGSIYGISSNSVKQTFARPGNRSKDVRGLWYVGGTTHPGGGTPIVTLSGQLVGEQIASEMSVR